One Thermoanaerobacter pseudethanolicus ATCC 33223 genomic window, TTAAATTTCTTACCTAACATATTACTTACAATAAAATCATATCTATTTTTTCTAACAATAATTTCTGCGCTCTCTGTAGAGAAAACTACATCAGCATCTACATAATTTTTTTTTGCTCTTTTAATATATTCCCTATCATTTGATATAATTAATACCTTCATCATATATCCCTCACTTTAGCCATTCCTGTTATAACAAAATCAGTTGTGGTTTTGTAATAGCTTCCATCGACAACAATAGTTACATAAACGTAATTGTTTTTTATTTCTACAATTATATTTTTTGTAGGTATATTTAAGTTTTTAAATGTATCTTCTGCGTATTTATTAGCTTTTGTAATATCAATAACTACTTCTCCTTTTTCTGCACTATTTATATCAAGGGCATTTAAAGAGATATTGTAGGCTATTTCATCACATACCTTGACAAGGTATTCCCTTGCACTTATACCATTTGTGACATAGTAGACTACCTGCATAAAAAGAAGTGATAAAAAGACTAAGAAAATTAAAAAAAGAAGGACAGCATCTCCTCTTTTGTCCTGAAAAAATCTTTTTAGAATACTCACGGCGTATCACCTATCCTTAAAGAGCTTCTTCCCACAAGAGTCTTCTGCTGCCCTCCTAAAAGGTAAAAAGTATATCTAACTTCTACTGTGAGCATGTCATTTTTTAGTGATGTACTAACAGCAAGCCTGTCTCCCATTTTCCATCCAGTTATTCCATCCCCAAAATTAAGTACAGCCATCTGAGCAGTCTGCTCTGGAGTGTCTGACTTTATTCCTATCCTCGCTCCTTCAAAGGCTGCTTCATTGACCAATGTCTGCATGTTGCTTACAACAGAAATATTAACTATAGAAGCCATGATAAAAAGGAGGATAGGGAGCAGGGCAGCTGTAGAAATAAGCTGCGAAGCTCCCCTGTTGTCTTTTAAAAATCTTCTTATCATCTTTATCACTTGTTTATCACTTGCCTTGAACGGCATTGGAGAAGAAGCCAGAAGCAGTATTGAGAGCATTTGTAACCATATTTGAAACATTTGTCCTTATAGTAGGTGATACCACAACAAGTATTCCTACAACTATTGCTATCATCCCTATAACAGACAAAAGATGACTCTCACCCTTTCTGTCTTTTAAAAATTTTCTCACCATGTTTTGAACTTTCATTAACATATTTCTAATCATTAAAATCTACCTCCTTGAAATTTTTGTTATTTTTTAAAACAAATTAAAAAAGCCTTTTAAGACAGAACAAAAGGCAGTGCAAAGATTATTAAAAT contains:
- a CDS encoding TadE/TadG family type IV pilus assembly protein, yielding MIRRFLKDNRGASQLISTAALLPILLFIMASIVNISVVSNMQTLVNEAAFEGARIGIKSDTPEQTAQMAVLNFGDGITGWKMGDRLAVSTSLKNDMLTVEVRYTFYLLGGQQKTLVGRSSLRIGDTP